A genomic window from Mustela erminea isolate mMusErm1 chromosome 16, mMusErm1.Pri, whole genome shotgun sequence includes:
- the LOC116575171 gene encoding S-phase kinase-associated protein 1-like, with protein sequence MPSIKLQSSDGEIFEVDVEIAKQSVTIKTMLEDLGMDDEGDDDPVPLPNVNAAILKKVIQWCTHHKDDPPPPEDDENKENWTDDIPVWDQEFLKVDQGTLFELILAANYLDIKGLLDVTCKTVANMIKGKTPEEIRKTFNIKNDFTGAPGKKDFTEEEEAQVRKENQWCEEK encoded by the exons ATGCCTTCAATTAAGTTGCAGAGTTCTGATGGAGAGATATTTGAAGTTGATGTTGAAATTGCCAAACAGTCTGTGACTATCAAGACCATGTTGGAAGATTTGGGAATGGACGATGAAGGAGATGATGATCCAGTTCCTCTACCAAATGTTAATGCAGCAATATTAAAAAAGGTCATTCAGTGGTGCACCCACCACAAGGATGACCCCCCTCCTCCTGAGGAtgatgagaacaaagaaaattggACAGATGATATCCCTGTTTGGGACCAAGAATTCCTGAAAGTTGACCAAGGAACACTGTTTGAACTTATTCTGGCTGCGAACTACTTAGACATCAAAGGTTTGCTTGATGTTACATGCAAGACTGTTGCCAATATGATCAAGGGGAAAACTCCTGAGGAGATCCGCAAGACCTTCAATATCAAAAATGactttactggggcgcctgg aaaaaaagactttactGAAGAAGAGGAAGCCCAGGTACGCAAAGAGAACCAGTGGTGTGAAGAGAAGTGA